Proteins co-encoded in one Salvia splendens isolate huo1 chromosome 4, SspV2, whole genome shotgun sequence genomic window:
- the LOC121799319 gene encoding probable 2-oxoglutarate-dependent dioxygenase SLC1 isoform X1 produces MCWLTSRKISKLMSPAIEISTGNDDSSENLYQKGVKTMYENGIEHVPSKYVLPPSERPNVSSPEAELPDLHLPVIDFAHLQGPNRRQALHSLAHACEHFGFFQLVNHGIAEEVTEKMVNVGKRFFEMPLSEREKYMTADMNAPVRYGTSFNQNRDGVFCWRDFLKLICHPLPQLLPHWPSSPIDLRESAANYAEETRALYMVIVEAIVESLGLNKREETIMKEMEDGSQLMVVNCYPPCPQPDLTVGMPPHSDYGFLTLLLQDDVEGLQILHKHRWLTVRPIPGSFVVNVGDHLEIFSNGRYKSVLHRVLVNSTNCRISVASLLSFPFTSTVRPAVALITPTNPRRYKDTDFATFLDYIKSSDSKNKNFLHTRSIVLS; encoded by the exons ATGTGTTGGTTGACAAGCAGAAAAATCAGTAAATTAATGTCTCCAGCAATTGAAATATCGACGGGGAACGACGACTCATCGGAAAATTTGTATCAGAAAGGAGTCAAAACCATGTACGAGAACGGGATCGAGCATGTTCCTAGCAAGTACGTGCTTCCACCTTCCGAGCGTCCGAATGTATCAAGCCCTGAGGCTGAGCTTCCCGATCTTCACCTTCCCGTTATCGATTTTGCTCACTTGCAAGGCCCCAACCGCCGCCAGGCCCTTCACTCCCTCGCCCACGCCTGCGAGCACTTTGGCTTTTTTCAG CTTGTGAATCATGGAATTGCGGAGGAGGTGACGGAAAAGATGGTGAATGTCGGCAAGAGATTCTTCGAGATGCCGTTGTCGGAGAGGGAGAAGTACATGACGGCAGATATGAACGCGCCGGTGCGTTACGGCACCAGCTTCAATCAGAATCGCGACGGCGTGTTTTGCTGGAGGGACTTTCTGAAGCTAATTTGCCACCCGCTGCCCCAACTCCTCCCTCATTGGCCATCTTCCCCAATCGACTTGAG GGAGTCAGCAGCGAATTATGCGGAAGAAACAAGAGCATTGTATATGGTGATCGTGGAGGCGATTGTGGAAAGCCTAGGTCTGAACAAGAGAGAGGAGACAATTATGAAAGAGATGGAAGATGGAAGCCAACTGATGGTGGTGAACTGCTACCCGCCTTGCCCGCAACCCGATTTGACAGTCGGAATGCCACCTCACTCGGACTACGGGTTCCTCACCCTCCTACTCCAGGATGACGTGGAGGGCTTGCAGATTCTACACAAGCATCGTTGGCTCACCGTTCGTCCCATCCCCGGATCCTTCGTTGTCAACGTCGGCGACCACCTCGAG ATATTTAGCAACGGGCGGTACAAGAGCGTGTTGCATAGAGTGTTGGTGAATTCGACAAACTGCAGGATTTCAGTGGCTTCATTGCTGAGTTTCCCCTTCACCTCCACGGTGAGGCCGGCCGTGGCCCTCATTACTCCGACCAATCCTAGGCGCTATAAAGACACCGATTTTGCTACTTTCCTAGACTATATCAAATCTTCTGACTCCAAAAATAAGAATTTCCTTCACACCAGGAGCATTGTTTTAAGCTAG
- the LOC121799319 gene encoding probable 2-oxoglutarate-dependent dioxygenase SLC1 isoform X2, translated as MSPAIEISTGNDDSSENLYQKGVKTMYENGIEHVPSKYVLPPSERPNVSSPEAELPDLHLPVIDFAHLQGPNRRQALHSLAHACEHFGFFQLVNHGIAEEVTEKMVNVGKRFFEMPLSEREKYMTADMNAPVRYGTSFNQNRDGVFCWRDFLKLICHPLPQLLPHWPSSPIDLRESAANYAEETRALYMVIVEAIVESLGLNKREETIMKEMEDGSQLMVVNCYPPCPQPDLTVGMPPHSDYGFLTLLLQDDVEGLQILHKHRWLTVRPIPGSFVVNVGDHLEIFSNGRYKSVLHRVLVNSTNCRISVASLLSFPFTSTVRPAVALITPTNPRRYKDTDFATFLDYIKSSDSKNKNFLHTRSIVLS; from the exons ATGTCTCCAGCAATTGAAATATCGACGGGGAACGACGACTCATCGGAAAATTTGTATCAGAAAGGAGTCAAAACCATGTACGAGAACGGGATCGAGCATGTTCCTAGCAAGTACGTGCTTCCACCTTCCGAGCGTCCGAATGTATCAAGCCCTGAGGCTGAGCTTCCCGATCTTCACCTTCCCGTTATCGATTTTGCTCACTTGCAAGGCCCCAACCGCCGCCAGGCCCTTCACTCCCTCGCCCACGCCTGCGAGCACTTTGGCTTTTTTCAG CTTGTGAATCATGGAATTGCGGAGGAGGTGACGGAAAAGATGGTGAATGTCGGCAAGAGATTCTTCGAGATGCCGTTGTCGGAGAGGGAGAAGTACATGACGGCAGATATGAACGCGCCGGTGCGTTACGGCACCAGCTTCAATCAGAATCGCGACGGCGTGTTTTGCTGGAGGGACTTTCTGAAGCTAATTTGCCACCCGCTGCCCCAACTCCTCCCTCATTGGCCATCTTCCCCAATCGACTTGAG GGAGTCAGCAGCGAATTATGCGGAAGAAACAAGAGCATTGTATATGGTGATCGTGGAGGCGATTGTGGAAAGCCTAGGTCTGAACAAGAGAGAGGAGACAATTATGAAAGAGATGGAAGATGGAAGCCAACTGATGGTGGTGAACTGCTACCCGCCTTGCCCGCAACCCGATTTGACAGTCGGAATGCCACCTCACTCGGACTACGGGTTCCTCACCCTCCTACTCCAGGATGACGTGGAGGGCTTGCAGATTCTACACAAGCATCGTTGGCTCACCGTTCGTCCCATCCCCGGATCCTTCGTTGTCAACGTCGGCGACCACCTCGAG ATATTTAGCAACGGGCGGTACAAGAGCGTGTTGCATAGAGTGTTGGTGAATTCGACAAACTGCAGGATTTCAGTGGCTTCATTGCTGAGTTTCCCCTTCACCTCCACGGTGAGGCCGGCCGTGGCCCTCATTACTCCGACCAATCCTAGGCGCTATAAAGACACCGATTTTGCTACTTTCCTAGACTATATCAAATCTTCTGACTCCAAAAATAAGAATTTCCTTCACACCAGGAGCATTGTTTTAAGCTAG
- the LOC121800795 gene encoding uncharacterized protein LOC121800795 encodes MDSDDERYQEAVDLEFQNLVAAVQQEAEEAEAVAAVAVPRPFYHRRYIDRDHAGADRRLMEDYFSENARYPPEIFRRRFRMSQQLFVHIATCLAQQFKCFNLRYDADPACRHIRSVRWQLGSLPMPGPLACLTNTYRWAKRLSYRRRDSFVGALRISSKEYLRKPTADDCQSLIDMHVTVIGNETEFIAYSPEPLFIVA; translated from the exons ATGGATTCTGACGATGAACGGTACCAAGAAGCGgtagatctggagttccaaaacTTGGTTGCAGCGGTGCAACAGGAAGCTGAAGAGGCGGAGGCAGTGGCGGCGGTAGCAGTCCCTCGGCCGTTCTATCATCGGCGGTATATCGACCGTGACCATGCCGGGGCTGACCGCCGGTTGATGGAAGACTACTTTAGCGAGAACGCCCGTTATCCGCCAGAGATTTTCCGTCGGcgtttcagaatgtcgcaacaacTCTTTGTCCATATAGCGACGTGTTTGGCGCAGCAGTTCAAGTGCTTCAACTTGCGATATGATGCTGACCCGGCTTGTCGACATATCAGAAGTGTACGGtggcaattaggcagcttgcctatgccgggcCCGCTGGCATGTTTGACGAATACTTACAGATGGGCGAAACGACTGTCGTACAGACGTCGAGACAGTTTTGTAGGGGCATTAAGGATATCTTCAAAGGAGTATCTACGGAAGCCAACGGCCGATGATTGCCAGAGTCTGATTGATATGCACGTGACT GTGATTGGAAATGAAACGGAATTCATTGCATATTCACCTGAACCACTTTTCATCGTTGCTTAA
- the LOC121799843 gene encoding protein MRG1-like, producing the protein MVSSSNGESASDALESQSKSLFSEGEKVLAYHGPRIYEAKVQKAEFQKHEWRYFLHYLGWNKNWDEWVGMDRLMKYTEENIMKQQALDKKAGVDKNTKLGRSAQTKPKSSTDAKVDKGEAKTTGTVIRFLHCV; encoded by the exons ATGGTGAGCAGCTCCAACGGAGAGTCGGCGAGCGACGCGCTCGAATCCCAGTCCAAGAGCCTCTTCTCCGAGGGCGAGAAGGTTCTCGCCTACCACGGTCCCCGCATCTACGAAGCCAAA GTTCAAAAAGCAGAGTTCCAGAAGCATGAGTGGAGATATTTTCTCCATTACCTT GGTTGGAATAAAAA TTGGGATGAATGGGTAGGCATGGATCGGCTGATGAAATATACCGAAGAGAATATTATGAAGCAACAGGCCCTTGATAAGAAAGCTGGAGTTGACAAGAATACTAAATTAGGGCGTTCTGCTCAAACAAAACCAAAAAGTTCAACTG ATGCTAAAGTGGATAAAGGGGAGGCAAAGACCACAGGTACTGTTATCAGGTTTCTCCATTGTGTGTAA